From a region of the Vicingus serpentipes genome:
- a CDS encoding tetratricopeptide repeat protein codes for MKNFVILIYLLLTFSGICFSQPKQLNSFIHDSTVVDTLRLKKIFELVEYHHLHQLDSSVYYWKIAQEIVNKSTHKYWKAESHLWGAWLMEQKGNLSYALENYFEALSIYEEINDLQGVAVTQNNIATIYKTLGEYDSSLEFHYKSLKNRSNIKDSSGIANSLNNIAQVYFALGEIDSSLFFHKQSYKIAKSINDDEYMGVSLNDIGIIHKNRMELDSAFKYISMAYDITKNSLYKNSNAAHLNNLAQIQILKGNYQDAKIYAEKSYEIAKELSYPRQIAYSSLTLSKVYQALKNYKKGLELYQTHMIMKDSVINQDVLRKSINEKAKYEYEKEKIIREEKFKAEKKLLIKEKIFQNRISFFIAITLVLSFIFILILIKRYKTIKQQKELIIQANNKAVKLEKEKHELELLNKIRDIENLNNQARVLISFRKKLIEQLLEVKRRSENNKELSFVITELKTELGEDQKRLLLNDNDKIGSEFNNRLLVAHPKLSKTELEICSLLTLNLSTKELANIRNTSINTINVAKSRIRKKINLNQDDDLVTYLKQI; via the coding sequence ATGAAGAATTTTGTAATTCTAATATATCTCTTGCTAACTTTTTCAGGTATATGTTTTTCACAGCCTAAACAGTTAAATTCTTTTATTCATGATTCAACGGTCGTTGATACCTTACGGCTAAAAAAAATATTTGAATTAGTCGAATATCATCATTTGCATCAATTAGATTCTTCAGTCTATTATTGGAAGATTGCACAAGAAATTGTAAATAAATCAACTCATAAATATTGGAAAGCTGAAAGCCACCTATGGGGGGCATGGTTAATGGAACAAAAAGGGAATTTATCCTATGCATTAGAAAACTATTTTGAAGCACTATCGATTTATGAAGAGATTAATGATTTACAGGGAGTTGCTGTTACACAGAATAATATTGCGACTATTTATAAAACATTAGGAGAGTATGATAGTTCTTTAGAATTTCATTACAAAAGTTTAAAAAATAGAAGCAACATTAAAGACTCTTCAGGTATTGCTAATTCTTTGAACAATATTGCTCAAGTTTATTTTGCCCTCGGGGAAATAGATTCTAGTTTATTTTTTCATAAACAAAGTTATAAAATAGCAAAATCAATTAATGATGATGAATATATGGGGGTTAGTTTAAATGATATTGGTATAATTCATAAAAATAGGATGGAATTGGATAGTGCATTTAAGTACATAAGCATGGCTTATGATATTACTAAAAATTCTCTATACAAAAATTCTAACGCAGCTCATTTAAATAATCTTGCACAAATTCAAATTTTGAAAGGTAATTATCAAGATGCTAAAATATATGCTGAAAAGAGTTATGAGATTGCAAAAGAGCTGTCTTACCCAAGGCAAATTGCTTATTCTTCTCTTACACTGTCAAAAGTATATCAAGCTTTAAAGAACTATAAGAAGGGATTAGAGCTATACCAGACTCATATGATAATGAAAGATAGTGTTATAAACCAGGATGTATTGAGAAAATCAATAAATGAGAAAGCAAAATATGAATATGAAAAAGAAAAAATTATTCGAGAGGAAAAATTTAAAGCTGAAAAAAAGCTCCTTATTAAAGAAAAAATATTCCAAAATAGAATTTCATTTTTTATTGCTATAACTTTAGTATTATCTTTTATTTTTATTCTTATCCTTATAAAAAGATATAAAACAATAAAACAACAAAAAGAGCTTATTATTCAAGCTAATAATAAAGCTGTTAAATTAGAAAAAGAAAAGCATGAGCTTGAATTATTAAATAAAATAAGAGATATTGAAAACTTAAATAATCAAGCAAGAGTGTTAATTTCATTTAGAAAAAAATTAATAGAACAGTTATTAGAGGTAAAAAGAAGAAGTGAAAACAATAAAGAGCTTTCTTTTGTAATTACTGAATTAAAAACTGAACTCGGTGAAGATCAAAAAAGATTGTTGTTAAATGATAATGATAAAATTGGTTCTGAATTTAATAATCGTTTATTAGTTGCTCATCCAAAATTATCAAAAACCGAACTAGAAATATGCTCATTACTGACTCTTAATTTATCAACTAAAGAGTTAGCAAACATCAGAAATACTTCTATTAATACTATAAATGTTGCTAAATCAAGAATTAGAAAAAAAATTAATCTTAATCAAGATGATGATTTAGTAACTTATTTGAAGCAGATTTAA
- a CDS encoding two-component regulator propeller domain-containing protein: MPLLPLPQKNEANPYNGYTLNALTGNSIQPIILESGDSLISGIPIPVTGKVIHPDSVSMPINVPANPPDSIYNAYDNVYKVPTNLTVIPVNHNSLTTILLDEIAQKDTLHHLINSLGDTIKTGVTIPSNAKKIKTTQAQPTAALPPRFKDDAINNMQYLDVDQGMASSYVKSILEDKRGNLWFGTYGGGVSMYNGKTFTHFTEKEGLSNNSVLSIVEDKSGNLWFGTYGGGVSMYNGKTFTHFTEKEGLSNNSVLSIVEDKSGKLWFGTDGGGVSMYNGKTFTHFTEKEGLSNNSVLSIVEDKSGNFWFGTDGGGVSMYNGKTFTHFTEKEGLSNNSVLSIVEDKSGNLWFGTDGGGVSMYNGETFTHFTEKEGLSNNSVLSIVEDKSGKLWFGTSGGGVSMYNGETFTHFTEKEGLSNNSVLSIVEDKSGNLWLGTSGGGVSIYNGKTFTHFTEKEGLSNNSVLSIVEDKSGNLWFGTSGGGVSMYNGETFTHFTEKEGLSNNSVLSILEDKSGNLWFGTSGGGVSMYNGKTFTHFTEKEGLSNNTVFSILEDKSGNLWFGTYGGGVSMYNGKTFTHFTEKEGLSNNSVLSIVEDKSGNLWFGTYGGGASMYNGKTFTHFTEKEGLSNNSVLSILEDKSGNLWFGTSGGGASMYNGKTFTHFTEKEGLSNNSVLSILEDKSGHIWMSTESGLTNFIYVISAVSKTKKVSYTLNLFKKNDGLKGMDFFANSVCLDSKNRIWWGSGKSLTMLDLNKFGSSTKPPAVYLRQIDINEQFIDYRNITDSLGNEIVFNGVQRFENYPLNLELPYDKNHLTFHFAAIDWSASHKIQYSFIMEGLNTTWSQPSLEAKADYRNLPYGTYSFKVLAIGESGEWSEPFEYTFTIHPPWWYASWALTMYALGALLLVFVFVRWRTDKLKKRQKELEIEVDNATYEIREQKEEVERQKAYVDKAYGELEKKNTEILDSINYAKRIQSAILPPTKLVKQYLDQSFILYKPKDIVAGDFYWMEPSEGRVLFAAADCTGHGVPGAMVSVVCNNGLNRSVRENGLTDPGEILNKTREIVIQEFEKSEEDVKDGMDISLCALHGNKLQWAGANNPIWIIRNEELLETKPNKQAIGKVDNPMPYTTHEFTLEQGDSIYIFTDGFQDQFGGEKGKKFKPANFKKLLLSIQQESMNKQHEIINEAFENWMGDLEQLDDVCVIGVKIELK; encoded by the coding sequence GTGCCACTGTTACCGCTGCCACAAAAAAATGAGGCAAACCCTTACAATGGCTATACTCTAAACGCATTAACAGGCAACAGCATTCAACCCATTATTCTGGAAAGCGGAGACTCCCTAATTTCTGGAATCCCTATTCCGGTAACCGGAAAAGTTATTCATCCAGACAGTGTTTCCATGCCAATCAATGTGCCGGCTAACCCACCGGATAGCATCTACAACGCCTACGATAACGTATATAAAGTACCAACTAACCTAACCGTCATCCCCGTAAACCACAACTCATTAACCACTATTCTTTTAGATGAAATTGCACAAAAAGATACCCTACACCACCTTATAAACTCATTAGGCGACACTATAAAAACGGGGGTGACAATCCCTTCCAATGCAAAAAAAATAAAAACCACTCAAGCCCAACCCACAGCTGCCTTACCCCCACGCTTTAAAGACGATGCCATTAACAACATGCAGTACTTAGACGTGGACCAGGGAATGGCTTCTTCCTATGTCAAGTCAATACTGGAAGATAAAAGAGGAAACCTCTGGTTCGGCACTTATGGTGGAGGTGTAAGCATGTATAATGGGAAAACCTTTACGCATTTTACAGAAAAAGAAGGCTTATCCAACAATAGTGTTTTGTCAATAGTGGAAGATAAAAGCGGAAACCTTTGGTTCGGCACTTATGGCGGAGGTGTGAGCATGTACAATGGGAAAACCTTTACGCATTTTACAGAAAAAGAAGGCTTATCTAACAATAGTGTTTTATCAATAGTGGAAGATAAAAGCGGAAAGCTTTGGTTCGGAACTGATGGTGGAGGTGTGAGCATGTACAATGGGAAAACCTTTACGCATTTTACAGAAAAAGAAGGCTTATCCAACAATAGTGTTTTATCAATAGTGGAAGATAAAAGCGGAAACTTTTGGTTCGGAACTGATGGTGGAGGTGTGAGCATGTACAATGGGAAAACCTTTACGCATTTTACAGAAAAAGAAGGCTTATCCAACAATAGTGTTTTATCAATAGTGGAAGATAAAAGCGGAAACCTTTGGTTCGGAACTGATGGTGGAGGTGTGAGCATGTACAATGGAGAAACCTTTACGCATTTTACAGAAAAAGAAGGTTTATCCAACAATAGTGTTTTATCAATAGTGGAAGATAAAAGCGGAAAGCTTTGGTTCGGCACTTCTGGCGGAGGTGTGAGCATGTACAATGGAGAAACCTTTACGCATTTTACAGAAAAAGAAGGCTTATCCAACAATAGTGTTTTATCAATAGTGGAAGATAAAAGCGGAAACCTTTGGCTCGGAACTTCTGGCGGAGGTGTGAGCATTTACAATGGGAAAACCTTTACGCATTTTACAGAAAAAGAAGGCTTATCCAATAATAGTGTTTTGTCAATAGTGGAAGATAAAAGCGGAAACCTTTGGTTCGGCACTTCTGGCGGAGGTGTGAGCATGTACAATGGAGAAACCTTTACGCATTTTACAGAAAAAGAAGGCTTATCCAACAATAGTGTTTTGTCAATACTGGAAGATAAAAGCGGAAACCTTTGGTTCGGCACTTCTGGCGGAGGTGTGAGCATGTACAATGGGAAAACCTTTACGCATTTTACAGAAAAAGAAGGTTTATCCAACAATACCGTCTTTTCAATACTGGAAGATAAAAGCGGAAACCTTTGGTTCGGCACTTATGGCGGAGGTGTGAGTATGTATAATGGGAAAACCTTTACGCATTTTACAGAAAAAGAAGGCTTATCCAACAATAGTGTTTTGTCTATAGTGGAAGATAAAAGCGGAAACCTTTGGTTCGGCACTTATGGCGGAGGTGCGAGCATGTACAATGGAAAAACCTTTACGCATTTTACAGAAAAAGAAGGTTTATCCAACAATAGTGTTTTGTCAATACTGGAAGATAAAAGCGGAAACCTTTGGTTCGGCACTTCTGGCGGAGGTGCGAGCATGTACAATGGGAAAACCTTTACGCATTTTACAGAAAAAGAAGGCTTATCCAACAATAGTGTTTTGTCAATACTGGAAGATAAAAGCGGTCATATATGGATGAGTACAGAAAGTGGCCTTACAAACTTTATTTATGTTATTAGCGCTGTTTCTAAGACAAAAAAAGTTAGCTATACCCTAAATTTATTTAAAAAAAATGACGGTTTAAAAGGCATGGATTTTTTTGCCAACAGTGTTTGTTTAGACAGTAAAAACCGTATATGGTGGGGCAGTGGTAAAAGCCTAACCATGCTGGATTTAAATAAATTTGGTTCATCAACAAAACCGCCAGCGGTTTATTTAAGGCAAATTGATATTAATGAGCAATTCATAGACTATAGAAATATAACAGATAGTCTGGGCAATGAAATAGTGTTTAATGGTGTACAGCGTTTTGAAAATTACCCATTGAATTTAGAGTTGCCTTATGATAAAAACCACCTTACCTTTCATTTTGCAGCCATAGATTGGAGCGCATCACATAAAATACAATACAGCTTTATAATGGAAGGGCTCAACACCACCTGGAGCCAACCCAGCCTTGAAGCCAAAGCAGATTACCGAAACCTCCCATATGGTACTTATTCGTTTAAAGTACTTGCTATTGGAGAAAGCGGTGAGTGGAGTGAGCCGTTTGAATATACTTTTACCATTCATCCGCCTTGGTGGTACGCCTCGTGGGCCCTTACAATGTATGCTCTGGGAGCATTGTTGTTAGTTTTTGTTTTTGTACGGTGGCGCACAGATAAACTCAAAAAACGCCAAAAAGAACTGGAAATAGAAGTGGATAACGCTACCTATGAAATTAGGGAGCAAAAGGAAGAAGTTGAAAGACAAAAAGCATACGTGGATAAAGCATACGGTGAACTGGAAAAAAAGAACACCGAAATTCTAGACTCTATTAACTACGCTAAGCGTATCCAATCAGCAATTTTACCTCCAACAAAACTAGTTAAGCAATATTTAGATCAATCCTTCATTCTCTACAAGCCCAAAGACATTGTGGCTGGGGATTTCTATTGGATGGAACCTTCTGAAGGAAGGGTGTTATTCGCAGCGGCAGATTGCACTGGCCATGGTGTACCAGGCGCCATGGTAAGTGTTGTGTGTAATAATGGACTCAATCGTTCCGTAAGAGAGAACGGACTAACAGACCCTGGAGAAATTCTAAATAAGACAAGGGAAATCGTAATTCAGGAATTTGAAAAAAGTGAAGAAGATGTAAAAGATGGAATGGATATTTCTTTATGTGCATTGCATGGAAACAAGTTGCAATGGGCAGGAGCCAATAACCCGATATGGATCATTCGCAATGAGGAACTGCTAGAAACAAAACCCAACAAACAGGCCATTGGTAAAGTTGATAATCCAATGCCATATACCACACATGAGTTTACGTTGGAACAAGGGGATTCCATTTACATTTTTACGGATGGTTTTCAGGACCAGTTTGGAGGAGAAAAAGGAAAGAAGTTTAAACCTGCCAACTTCAAGAAGCTATTGTTAAGCATACAGCAAGAGTCTATGAATAAACAACACGAAATTATTAATGAAGCATTTGAAAACTGGATGGGCGATCTTGAGCAGCTGGATGATGTTTGTGTGATTGGGGTGAAAATAGAATTAAAGTAA
- a CDS encoding TIGR03032 family protein, giving the protein MSNNGYEFKKSDGFENWLFKNECSLGFTTYEIGKIFLLGLKADKSLNVSERTFVRCMGMALKNNTLWLSSIFQIWRFENTLLPNQKFKGIDKLYIPQLSYTTGNIDTHDIIVDAEDRPIFVNTQFNCLATVSDTHSFKVIWKPPFISEIVPEDRCHLNGLAEENGEAAYITMVGPSNEKDGWREHRNNGGIVMDVRTNEVICSGLSLPHSPRVHNGQVWLLEAGTGYLGFINKEKKKFVKVAFFPGFLRGLHFIGDYAVVGMSKNREKRSFKDIELENNIKANNLKPTCGLEIFNIKTNQYEEYLHIDGMINELYDVITLPKTIMPTLIGVIKDDIHKMISVEQ; this is encoded by the coding sequence ATGAGTAATAATGGATATGAATTTAAGAAATCTGATGGCTTTGAAAATTGGCTATTCAAAAACGAATGTAGCCTCGGATTTACTACATACGAAATCGGTAAAATATTTTTACTTGGGTTGAAAGCAGACAAAAGCCTGAATGTTTCTGAGCGAACTTTTGTAAGATGCATGGGTATGGCATTAAAAAATAACACGTTGTGGTTGAGTTCAATTTTTCAAATTTGGAGGTTCGAGAATACATTATTACCAAACCAAAAATTTAAAGGAATTGATAAACTCTATATTCCCCAATTAAGTTATACAACAGGTAATATTGATACACATGATATTATTGTAGATGCTGAAGACCGTCCAATTTTTGTAAATACGCAGTTTAATTGTTTAGCAACTGTGAGTGATACCCATAGTTTTAAAGTGATATGGAAGCCTCCATTTATTAGTGAAATTGTCCCTGAAGATAGATGTCATTTAAATGGGTTGGCTGAGGAAAATGGAGAAGCAGCGTATATAACAATGGTTGGTCCCTCTAATGAAAAAGATGGTTGGCGAGAACATAGAAATAATGGTGGAATTGTTATGGATGTTCGAACAAACGAAGTTATTTGTTCAGGTTTATCTCTTCCTCATTCACCAAGAGTTCATAATGGACAGGTGTGGTTGTTAGAAGCTGGAACAGGTTATTTAGGTTTTATTAATAAAGAAAAGAAAAAGTTTGTTAAAGTTGCATTTTTTCCAGGATTCCTAAGAGGACTTCACTTTATAGGTGATTATGCTGTTGTTGGTATGTCTAAAAATAGAGAAAAAAGATCTTTTAAAGATATTGAGTTAGAAAATAACATAAAAGCTAATAATCTAAAACCTACATGTGGGTTAGAAATTTTTAATATCAAAACAAATCAATATGAAGAGTATTTACATATTGATGGTATGATAAATGAGTTATATGATGTAATTACGCTTCCAAAAACAATTATGCCTACACTTATTGGGGTTATAAAAGATGATATTCATAAAATGATATCGGTTGAGCAATAA
- a CDS encoding T9SS type A sorting domain-containing protein, with product MKKIELKVQWLKILRKYARLKTRLSLQQSKTKYLRDLRKIEILKKRILKFKKSYAVNISTVVLTAWLANPVSAQDTIQVNVPSPRVTEFSGPDFRHPRSLDFNGDGYTDIFFGSSTGNNARGYVVFGDQNGLTTTNQADIDGTNGFVIDKAYDCVFADINNDGKDDIIGRKNRITVGNSDAFVIFGKNQLANDTIYTATLDSADGFHMIAPSSYGFANDFLALDDFNGDGINDVAVFDYHRQYYVQHTSFVLFGSNNGFDSIVNLDNMTVNDGLILNPTSGQGTYWGTSFASGDINGDGSSDIVVANEPYNKIEVMYGSPTGFTNNQIDWDNMFNGTDGFRIEETINQGGLTGLFAQEVCVPGDVNGDGYDDLIFSGNSDSWTLDADTISTVYTVYGNSSFNAVIYDNDIAGNYGNEIIFKNSHTNIGAAGDLNGDGLDDVIFTLKSLGFPTVPYVSRSNMSTVVYGNCQQIMGLIDVNYLVQEHGGIVLPGNKYIITDIVGDYNYDGHNDLLTTYSGKSYILHSDEATYSISAGADTSVCVGDIAQLNGQIVGNVNELSWMSSGSGTFSNDSVAVTSYNPSTDDINNGSVTLYFEGVHPSGTCISFNDSITLNFDCFTGINEDDSNNILSIFPNPSNSGDVIYLNQTVSNVRVYSATGQLIKSYNETNKIEGLAKGIYVVVVNSQTIKIIVS from the coding sequence ATGAAAAAAATAGAGTTAAAGGTTCAATGGCTAAAGATCTTGAGAAAGTATGCAAGACTAAAAACTAGATTATCACTTCAACAATCTAAAACTAAATATCTACGAGACCTTAGAAAAATAGAAATTTTAAAGAAAAGAATTTTAAAATTTAAAAAAAGCTATGCAGTAAACATCTCTACAGTGGTATTAACTGCTTGGTTAGCAAATCCTGTTAGCGCACAAGATACTATTCAGGTTAATGTTCCGTCTCCAAGAGTAACGGAATTCAGTGGTCCAGATTTCCGACATCCAAGATCTTTAGATTTTAATGGAGACGGTTATACAGACATATTTTTTGGTAGCTCTACAGGGAATAACGCTAGAGGTTATGTTGTTTTTGGTGATCAAAATGGTTTAACTACAACAAATCAAGCCGATATAGATGGGACAAATGGGTTTGTTATAGATAAAGCATATGATTGTGTTTTTGCTGATATTAATAATGATGGTAAAGATGATATAATAGGTCGTAAAAACAGAATTACTGTCGGTAACAGTGACGCATTTGTAATATTTGGAAAAAATCAACTTGCTAATGATACTATCTATACTGCAACACTAGACTCAGCAGATGGATTTCATATGATTGCTCCTTCGTCATATGGTTTTGCAAATGATTTCTTAGCATTAGATGATTTTAACGGTGATGGGATTAATGATGTAGCTGTATTTGATTATCACAGACAATACTATGTTCAACATACTTCATTTGTTCTATTTGGCAGCAATAATGGATTTGATTCAATCGTGAATTTGGATAATATGACAGTGAACGATGGGTTGATACTAAATCCTACCTCAGGTCAAGGAACTTATTGGGGGACAAGTTTTGCTTCTGGAGATATTAATGGTGACGGCAGTTCTGATATTGTAGTTGCAAATGAACCTTACAATAAAATTGAAGTAATGTATGGAAGTCCAACAGGTTTTACAAATAATCAAATTGATTGGGATAATATGTTCAACGGTACTGATGGATTTAGAATTGAAGAAACTATTAATCAAGGTGGGCTAACTGGCTTATTCGCCCAAGAGGTTTGTGTGCCAGGAGATGTGAATGGAGATGGTTATGATGATTTAATATTTTCAGGCAATTCTGATAGTTGGACCCTTGATGCTGACACAATATCTACAGTTTATACAGTATATGGTAATTCTAGTTTTAATGCTGTTATATATGATAATGACATAGCAGGTAATTATGGAAATGAAATTATTTTTAAAAATAGTCACACCAATATTGGCGCAGCTGGCGATTTAAATGGAGACGGATTAGACGATGTTATATTTACATTAAAAAGTTTAGGATTTCCGACAGTTCCTTATGTTTCTAGAAGTAATATGTCAACAGTAGTTTATGGCAATTGTCAGCAAATTATGGGTTTAATTGATGTAAATTACCTAGTTCAAGAACATGGTGGAATTGTGTTGCCGGGGAATAAATACATTATAACAGATATTGTTGGAGATTATAATTATGATGGACACAATGATCTACTTACTACTTATTCTGGAAAATCATATATATTGCATAGTGATGAAGCAACGTACTCAATTTCTGCTGGTGCTGATACGTCTGTTTGTGTTGGCGATATAGCACAATTAAATGGGCAAATTGTTGGGAACGTAAATGAATTAAGTTGGATGAGTTCAGGTTCAGGAACATTTAGTAATGATTCAGTGGCTGTAACTTCTTATAACCCCTCAACTGATGACATTAATAATGGATCAGTAACACTGTATTTTGAAGGAGTTCATCCGTCTGGAACATGTATAAGTTTCAATGATTCAATAACCTTGAACTTTGATTGTTTTACAGGGATAAATGAAGATGATTCAAACAATATACTTAGTATATTTCCGAACCCATCAAATAGTGGAGATGTAATTTATTTAAATCAAACCGTAAGTAATGTAAGAGTATATTCAGCAACTGGTCAATTGATTAAATCTTATAATGAAACCAATAAAATAGAAGGTTTGGCAAAAGGAATCTATGTTGTTGTTGTAAATTCACAAACTATCAAAATAATTGTGAGTTAA
- a CDS encoding T9SS type A sorting domain-containing protein, translated as MEEITDNNLEIYPNPSYGALKIKLKNSDNIRRIRIYNLLGELMIDKQNHSCQIGFDYIELPGSKGEYIVVVNTDKYTFKRKVNKL; from the coding sequence ATGGAAGAAATAACTGACAATAATTTAGAAATTTACCCTAACCCTTCTTATGGGGCATTAAAAATCAAATTAAAAAATAGTGATAATATTAGGCGCATTAGAATTTATAATCTGCTTGGTGAGCTTATGATTGATAAGCAGAATCATTCGTGTCAAATTGGTTTTGATTACATTGAATTGCCTGGTTCAAAAGGTGAATACATTGTCGTAGTTAATACTGACAAATACACTTTTAAAAGGAAGGTAAATAAACTTTAA
- a CDS encoding T9SS type A sorting domain-containing protein, with product MKKIELKVQWLKILRKYTRLKTRLSLQQSKTKYLRDLRKIEILKKRILKFKKSYAVNISTVVLTAWLANPVSAQDTIQVNIPSPRVTEFNGPDLLKPRSLDFNGDGYTDIFFGEKKKSNDVNGRAYVVFGDQNGLTTTNQADIDGTNGFFIDKAYDCVFTDINNDGKDDIIGRKQRITVSTSDAFVIFGTDQLANDTIYTAALDSADGFHMIAPSSYQFADDFVALDDFNGDGINDVAVFDYYREYYVQHPSFVLFGSNNGFDSIVNLDNMTLNDGLILNHTTGNSNGYKWGTDFASGDINGDGISDLVVADQTYNKIQVMYGSPTGFVNNQIDWDNMLNGTDGFKIEETVPQGGLTGGVFGWDVSVPGDVNGDGYDDIMFSDNSDSHTNDADTISTVFTVYGNSSFNAVIYDYEIVGNYGNEIIFQNSHTDIGAAGDLNGDGLDDVFFTTTDLQLTLVTSVSRENVSQVVYGNCEQMLDSIDINDLVQAHGGIVLPGNKYFVTDIVGDYNYDGYSDQLMTYAGTSYILNSEKDTATNSLYAGVDTTFCDSNPVQLNGQVEGNVTQLAWSSSGTGTFSNDSVAVTSYNPSLDDVNNGAVTLYFEGIHPSGSCVILNDSITLALDCPTGVYENSLNSTLTLFPNPSNSGDVIYLNQKVKNVKVFSATGQLIKSYDETDQIDGLVKGMYFLISELQTIKIIVS from the coding sequence ATGAAAAAAATAGAGTTAAAGGTTCAATGGCTAAAGATTTTGAGAAAGTATACAAGACTAAAAACTAGATTATCACTTCAACAATCTAAAACTAAATATCTACGAGACCTTAGAAAAATAGAAATTTTAAAGAAAAGAATTTTAAAATTTAAAAAAAGCTATGCAGTAAACATCTCTACAGTGGTATTAACAGCCTGGTTAGCAAATCCTGTTAGCGCACAAGATACTATTCAGGTTAATATTCCTTCTCCAAGAGTAACGGAATTCAATGGACCAGATTTACTAAAGCCAAGGTCTTTAGATTTTAATGGAGACGGTTATACAGACATATTTTTTGGAGAAAAAAAGAAAAGTAATGATGTAAATGGAAGAGCTTATGTTGTCTTTGGTGATCAAAATGGTTTAACTACAACAAATCAAGCTGATATAGATGGAACAAATGGGTTTTTTATAGATAAAGCATATGATTGTGTTTTTACTGATATTAATAATGATGGTAAGGATGATATAATAGGTCGTAAACAAAGAATTACTGTCAGTACCAGTGACGCATTTGTTATATTTGGAACAGATCAACTTGCTAATGATACCATCTATACTGCAGCACTAGACTCAGCAGATGGATTTCATATGATAGCACCATCATCGTATCAATTTGCAGATGATTTCGTAGCGTTAGATGATTTTAACGGTGATGGGATTAATGATGTAGCCGTATTTGATTATTATAGAGAATACTATGTTCAACATCCATCATTTGTTCTATTTGGCAGCAATAATGGATTTGATTCAATCGTGAATCTGGATAATATGACCTTGAACGATGGGTTAATACTCAATCATACTACCGGTAACAGTAACGGATATAAGTGGGGAACAGATTTTGCTTCTGGAGATATTAATGGTGATGGCATTTCTGATCTTGTAGTTGCAGATCAAACTTACAATAAAATTCAAGTAATGTATGGAAGTCCAACAGGTTTTGTAAATAATCAAATTGATTGGGATAATATGTTAAACGGTACAGATGGATTTAAAATTGAAGAAACTGTTCCTCAAGGTGGGCTAACTGGGGGGGTCTTCGGCTGGGATGTTAGTGTGCCAGGTGATGTGAATGGAGATGGTTATGATGATATAATGTTTTCAGACAATTCTGATAGTCATACCAATGATGCTGACACAATATCTACAGTTTTTACAGTATATGGTAATTCTAGTTTTAATGCTGTTATATATGATTATGAAATAGTTGGTAATTATGGAAATGAAATTATATTCCAGAATAGTCATACCGATATTGGCGCTGCTGGTGATTTAAATGGAGATGGATTAGACGATGTATTTTTTACAACAACAGATCTTCAACTTACTTTGGTTACTTCTGTTTCTCGTGAAAATGTTTCGCAAGTAGTTTATGGCAATTGCGAGCAAATGTTGGATTCAATTGATATTAATGATTTAGTTCAAGCACATGGTGGAATTGTGTTGCCAGGGAATAAATATTTCGTAACAGATATTGTTGGAGATTATAATTATGATGGATACAGCGATCAACTTATGACTTATGCAGGTACTTCTTATATATTAAATAGTGAAAAAGATACTGCTACTAACTCTTTATATGCAGGAGTAGACACTACTTTTTGCGACAGCAACCCAGTACAGTTAAATGGTCAAGTTGAAGGTAATGTAACTCAATTAGCATGGAGTAGTTCTGGTACAGGAACATTTAGTAATGATTCTGTGGCTGTAACTTCTTATAATCCATCATTGGATGATGTTAATAATGGTGCAGTAACACTATATTTTGAAGGAATTCACCCTTCGGGATCTTGTGTAATTTTAAACGATTCAATAACCTTGGCATTAGATTGTCCTACAGGGGTTTATGAAAACAGTTTGAACAGCACACTTACTTTATTTCCTAATCCATCAAATAGTGGGGATGTAATTTATTTGAATCAGAAGGTTAAAAATGTTAAGGTTTTTTCAGCAACTGGTCAACTAATAAAATCTTATGATGAAACCGATCAGATAGATGGTTTAGTTAAAGGAATGTACTTTTTAATTTCAGAATTACAAACAATCAAAATAATTGTGAGCTAA